A single genomic interval of halophilic archaeon DL31 harbors:
- a CDS encoding FeS assembly protein SufB (KEGG: hbo:Hbor_23590 iron-regulated ABC transporter membrane component sufb~TIGRFAM: SUF system FeS cluster assembly, SufB~PFAM: SUF system FeS cluster assembly, SufBD) yields MSSDQNHLKQTDTEERFDFKKESKAAYAAEKGLTEDTVHAISDDKDEPDWMRERRLRALKQFQAMPMPTDWPGQPDLTELDIDEIVPYIRPDVETRGGVDDWTDLPDEIKDTFDKLGIPEAEKNALSGVGAQYESEVVYQNMRDRWEEKGVVFMNMDQAVQEHEELVKEHFMTNCVPPSDNKFAALHGAIWSGGSFVYVPEDVTVDMPVQAYFRMNTEGMGQFEHTLIIAEKGSEVHYIEGCSAPKYSAFNLHSGGVEVFVAEDAHVQYSTVQNWSKNTYNLNTKRALVEQNGRMEWISGSMGSKATMLYPSTVLKGRGASDNHITIAFAGEGQDIDTGAKVYHNAPNTKSTIESKSISKDGGRTNYRGLVHIADGAENSSTAVECDALMFDNKSTSDTMPYMEINESKVDVAHEATVGKIGDEDIFYLQTRGLDDDDAKQMIVSGFIEPITEELPIEYAVELNRLVELEMEGSLG; encoded by the coding sequence ATGAGCTCAGACCAGAACCACCTAAAACAGACCGACACCGAGGAGCGATTCGACTTCAAGAAAGAGTCCAAGGCCGCCTATGCCGCGGAGAAAGGGCTCACCGAGGATACCGTTCACGCGATCTCCGACGACAAGGACGAGCCAGACTGGATGCGTGAGCGTCGACTCCGCGCCCTCAAGCAGTTCCAGGCGATGCCGATGCCGACCGACTGGCCGGGGCAGCCGGACCTCACGGAGCTCGACATCGACGAGATCGTTCCCTACATCCGACCGGACGTCGAGACCCGCGGTGGCGTCGACGACTGGACGGACCTCCCCGACGAAATCAAGGACACGTTCGACAAGCTCGGCATCCCGGAGGCAGAGAAGAACGCCCTCTCGGGTGTCGGTGCCCAGTACGAGTCCGAAGTCGTCTACCAGAACATGCGCGATCGGTGGGAGGAGAAGGGCGTCGTCTTCATGAATATGGACCAGGCGGTCCAGGAGCACGAAGAGCTCGTCAAAGAGCACTTCATGACGAACTGCGTCCCCCCGAGCGACAACAAGTTCGCCGCACTCCACGGCGCCATCTGGTCGGGCGGCTCCTTCGTCTACGTCCCCGAGGACGTGACGGTCGACATGCCCGTCCAGGCCTACTTCCGGATGAACACGGAAGGGATGGGCCAGTTCGAGCACACGCTCATCATCGCCGAGAAGGGCAGCGAGGTCCACTACATCGAGGGCTGTTCGGCCCCGAAGTACTCCGCGTTCAACCTTCACTCCGGCGGCGTCGAAGTGTTCGTCGCCGAGGACGCCCACGTTCAGTACTCGACCGTACAGAACTGGTCGAAGAACACGTACAACCTCAACACCAAGCGCGCCCTCGTCGAGCAGAACGGCCGCATGGAGTGGATTTCCGGCTCCATGGGCTCGAAGGCAACGATGCTTTACCCCTCGACGGTGCTGAAGGGTCGTGGGGCCTCCGACAACCACATCACCATCGCCTTCGCGGGCGAGGGCCAGGACATCGACACCGGCGCAAAGGTCTACCACAACGCGCCGAACACGAAGTCCACCATCGAGTCCAAATCCATCAGCAAGGACGGCGGCCGCACCAACTACCGCGGACTCGTCCACATCGCCGACGGCGCCGAGAACTCCTCGACTGCCGTCGAGTGTGACGCGCTGATGTTCGACAACAAGTCGACTTCGGACACGATGCCGTACATGGAGATCAACGAGTCGAAAGTCGACGTGGCCCACGAGGCCACCGTCGGGAAAATCGGAGACGAGGACATCTTCTACCTCCAAACCCGCGGACTCGACGACGACGACGCCAAACAGATGATCGTCTCGGGCTTCATCGAGCCGATCACAGAGGAGCTCCCCATCGAGTACGCGGTGGAGCTGAACCGACTGGTCGAACTGGAGATGGAGGGCTCGCTCGGATAA
- a CDS encoding SufBD protein (PFAM: SUF system FeS cluster assembly, SufBD~KEGG: hbo:Hbor_23580 iron-regulated ABC transporter permease sufd), whose product MSTALQQGLSEEIVRDLSDARDEPEWLLERRLEALAALEDLDLPDVIQTPGRRWTNLTDLSFESLVDPLNQSDETERVTAEGVEVLSFEEALDDHEDLLREELGATLDPQSNYLTALSAALFSTGTLIYVPEGVDAEDVKIRTEMRSNSLFSHTLVVTERNASVTILEAIGDEGPTENEEGRYFSNLVEVAAGENSNVQFGSLQNLSQDGYCYTLKHGVTADHATINWIEGNFGTRITRSDVETELNGEGSESQIVGAFFGHNDQHFDVNARVWHRAEHTTADLVTRGVLDDVSRSVYEGVQDVGRDAWDTSSYQRENTLMLSDDSEADASPKLIIKNHDTEASHSATVGQVDQEDLFYMTSRSIDPLTARNMLVEGFFVPVLEEIAVDEFRDDVEALVQQRLD is encoded by the coding sequence ATGAGTACAGCTCTCCAACAGGGTCTCTCCGAGGAGATCGTTCGCGACCTCTCGGACGCCCGCGACGAACCCGAGTGGCTGCTGGAGCGGCGCCTCGAGGCGCTCGCAGCACTCGAAGACCTCGACCTGCCGGACGTCATCCAGACGCCTGGGCGTCGGTGGACCAACCTCACCGACCTCTCGTTCGAATCGCTGGTCGATCCGCTGAACCAGTCCGACGAGACAGAGCGCGTCACCGCCGAGGGTGTCGAGGTGCTCTCCTTCGAGGAGGCCCTCGACGACCACGAAGACCTCCTGCGCGAGGAGCTCGGTGCGACGCTCGACCCACAGTCGAACTACCTGACGGCGCTCTCTGCAGCGCTGTTCAGCACCGGCACCCTGATTTACGTCCCCGAAGGCGTCGACGCCGAGGACGTGAAGATCCGGACCGAGATGCGCTCGAACTCGCTGTTCAGCCACACGCTGGTGGTGACCGAGCGCAACGCGTCGGTGACCATCCTCGAAGCGATTGGGGATGAAGGGCCGACCGAGAACGAGGAGGGTCGCTACTTCAGCAACCTCGTCGAGGTCGCTGCCGGCGAGAACTCGAATGTCCAGTTCGGCTCGCTGCAGAACCTCAGTCAGGACGGCTACTGCTACACGCTGAAGCACGGTGTCACCGCCGACCACGCCACGATCAACTGGATCGAGGGGAACTTCGGCACCCGCATCACACGGTCCGACGTGGAGACAGAACTCAACGGCGAGGGGAGCGAGTCCCAGATCGTCGGGGCGTTCTTCGGCCACAACGACCAGCATTTCGACGTGAACGCACGTGTCTGGCACCGTGCCGAGCACACGACTGCCGACCTCGTGACCCGCGGCGTCCTCGATGACGTTTCGCGCTCGGTCTACGAGGGTGTACAGGACGTGGGCCGCGACGCCTGGGACACCTCGTCCTACCAGCGTGAGAACACGCTGATGCTGTCGGACGATTCCGAGGCCGACGCGTCGCCCAAGCTCATCATCAAGAACCACGACACAGAGGCCAGTCACTCCGCGACGGTGGGGCAGGTCGACCAGGAGGACCTCTTCTACATGACCTCCCGGTCCATCGACCCGCTGACCGCCCGAAATATGCTCGTAGAAGGGTTCTTCGTGCCCGTCCTCGAGGAGATCGCTGTCGACGAGTTCCGCGACGACGTGGAAGCACTCGTCCAGCAGCGCCTCGACTAA
- a CDS encoding major facilitator superfamily MFS_1 (PFAM: Major facilitator superfamily MFS-1~KEGG: hmu:Hmuk_1882 major facilitator superfamily MFS_1), translating to MTSRDRVALGLVVWAVILAQTLLYPGVDLLVGALGAGDRLGASTWFLAAEFLAFALAVGAWGAASDAVGRRRPFVAAGAVGGAAGYVLLALLGPTQPAFELVLLVRFLQGLATVGAFSLAMSMLADLDGGSGRNMGAAGIAIGSGTALGAPIGGQLYELGPFVPLWAAAGLLLVVGLLARLVVDRAPPGEREGLREALLQLRETPTLSIPYAFGFADRLTAGFFALVGTLYFRTEFGLSPGATGLTLALFFAPFALLQYPFGRLSDSIGRTVPIVAGSAVYGVAVLGVGAASTLLGARVGMVAVGVLGALMSPATMALVVDLAPSDRRGVAVAGFNAAGSLGFLAGVVVGGLVADELGYWAAFGFAGGTEILLAAVAIPAFLKLQANREQVFG from the coding sequence GTGACCAGCCGAGATCGGGTCGCGCTCGGACTTGTCGTCTGGGCCGTCATCCTGGCCCAGACGCTGCTCTATCCCGGGGTCGACCTGTTGGTCGGCGCCTTGGGAGCAGGCGACCGCTTGGGCGCGAGCACGTGGTTCCTCGCCGCGGAATTCCTCGCGTTCGCCCTCGCTGTCGGCGCGTGGGGTGCCGCCAGCGACGCCGTCGGACGCCGTCGCCCCTTCGTCGCTGCGGGGGCGGTCGGTGGTGCAGCGGGCTACGTTCTCCTTGCGCTGCTCGGCCCCACACAGCCGGCGTTCGAACTCGTGCTCCTCGTTCGGTTCCTGCAGGGGCTCGCCACAGTCGGCGCGTTCTCGCTGGCGATGTCGATGCTCGCGGACCTCGACGGCGGGTCGGGTCGGAATATGGGCGCGGCAGGCATCGCTATCGGCTCCGGAACAGCCCTCGGCGCGCCCATCGGCGGCCAACTCTACGAGCTTGGGCCGTTCGTCCCGCTCTGGGCCGCCGCCGGCCTCCTGCTCGTCGTCGGCCTCCTCGCCCGACTCGTGGTCGACCGCGCGCCGCCGGGCGAGCGCGAGGGCCTCCGCGAGGCGCTGCTTCAACTCCGGGAGACGCCGACGCTGTCGATCCCTTACGCGTTCGGCTTCGCCGACCGGCTGACGGCGGGCTTTTTCGCACTTGTCGGCACGCTCTACTTCCGAACGGAGTTCGGGCTCTCGCCTGGTGCGACTGGACTCACGCTCGCACTCTTCTTTGCGCCATTCGCCCTCCTGCAGTATCCATTCGGCCGACTCTCAGACAGTATCGGCCGTACGGTCCCCATCGTCGCCGGCTCGGCGGTTTACGGTGTCGCTGTTCTCGGCGTCGGCGCCGCGAGCACGCTGTTGGGCGCCCGTGTCGGGATGGTCGCCGTCGGCGTCCTCGGGGCGCTGATGTCTCCGGCGACGATGGCGCTGGTGGTGGATTTGGCGCCGAGTGACCGCCGTGGCGTCGCTGTCGCAGGGTTCAACGCCGCTGGCAGTCTCGGCTTTCTCGCAGGGGTTGTCGTCGGTGGCCTCGTCGCCGACGAACTGGGCTACTGGGCGGCGTTCGGCTTCGCCGGCGGCACCGAAATCTTGCTGGCGGCGGTGGCGATCCCGGCGTTCCTTAAGCTGCAAGCCAACCGAGAGCAGGTGTTCGGGTAA
- a CDS encoding rubrerythrin (KEGG: hbo:Hbor_23570 rubrerythrin), protein MVAVSVNQRVDSDHQLARLLQIGIVLEEVVEARAYRHYQSLAEEDRDLDTDVEALLEGAAEESAKHREQLEELIDDLDADSIPFEDIETLVEARYGRTKPEDFDGVLYDQLCNEETAYKFYDDLIQAVEESDAAFSVDREELLSRLRRLREEEAEGVEEVTRIMEARS, encoded by the coding sequence GTGGTCGCCGTGAGCGTGAATCAGCGGGTGGATTCCGACCACCAGCTTGCCCGGCTCCTCCAAATCGGCATCGTGCTCGAAGAGGTGGTTGAGGCACGGGCCTACCGACATTACCAGAGCCTCGCGGAGGAGGACCGTGACCTCGACACCGATGTCGAAGCGCTGCTCGAAGGCGCCGCCGAAGAATCTGCGAAGCACCGCGAACAACTGGAGGAACTGATCGACGACCTCGACGCCGACTCGATTCCGTTCGAGGATATCGAGACGCTGGTCGAGGCCCGCTACGGGCGGACCAAGCCCGAGGATTTCGACGGCGTGCTCTACGACCAGCTCTGCAACGAGGAGACAGCTTACAAGTTCTACGACGACCTGATTCAGGCAGTCGAGGAGAGCGACGCCGCGTTCTCTGTCGACCGCGAGGAACTGCTCTCGCGGCTCCGACGCCTCCGCGAGGAGGAAGCCGAAGGCGTCGAGGAGGTCACCCGGATTATGGAGGCTCGGTCATGA
- a CDS encoding iron (metal) dependent repressor, DtxR family (KEGG: hbo:Hbor_23560 mn-dependent transcriptional regulator~PFAM: Iron dependent repressor~SMART: Iron dependent repressor), with product MNTANQYLKAIYLVQRMDDGPAATGRVADALDVSPASANEMIGKLEERGLAEHEKYKGVSLTDEGVVHAEDALQTYCIIERFLANVLGVEEFRAEARQLESVIDETVADRLDTIIDREAECPDCFDAEADACCYLEAVAEPETGAD from the coding sequence ATGAACACGGCAAACCAGTATCTGAAAGCGATATATCTCGTCCAGCGCATGGACGACGGCCCCGCCGCGACGGGCCGCGTCGCCGACGCCCTCGACGTGAGCCCTGCCAGCGCGAACGAGATGATCGGCAAGCTCGAGGAGCGCGGCCTGGCCGAACACGAGAAGTACAAGGGAGTCTCGCTCACGGACGAGGGAGTCGTCCACGCGGAGGACGCGCTCCAAACCTACTGCATCATCGAGCGGTTCCTCGCCAACGTACTCGGTGTCGAGGAGTTCCGGGCAGAGGCGCGCCAACTGGAGTCAGTCATCGACGAGACGGTGGCCGACCGGCTGGACACGATTATCGACCGCGAGGCAGAGTGTCCGGACTGTTTCGATGCAGAGGCGGACGCGTGTTGCTACCTTGAGGCCGTGGCCGAACCGGAGACCGGCGCGGATTGA
- a CDS encoding HNH endonuclease (manually curated~PFAM: HNH endonuclease~KEGG: htu:Htur_5002 HNH endonuclease~SMART: HNH nuclease) → MSRERPPRSKVEKVKERDNYRCQNCGQGRGGANDIEIHAHHIVPLKNGGSNKISNLQTLCEDCHDAVHTDRMAPTAKSTSEGGTAGDEALRALAFVIVANRRLVIYALLLIAGVEIIVGGSNRYPHCDSNRGSCDSLCFGIPSFSRGQASTSAVTIPTTGMF, encoded by the coding sequence ATGAGCCGAGAACGCCCTCCTCGCAGTAAAGTGGAGAAAGTCAAGGAAAGAGATAATTACCGCTGTCAAAACTGCGGGCAAGGGCGAGGTGGGGCGAATGATATTGAAATCCACGCTCACCATATTGTACCGCTAAAAAATGGCGGCTCTAACAAAATATCGAACTTACAAACTCTCTGTGAAGATTGCCACGACGCGGTACATACGGACAGAATGGCACCAACTGCGAAGTCAACTTCGGAGGGCGGAACCGCAGGGGATGAAGCACTCAGGGCCCTTGCTTTCGTTATCGTCGCTAACCGACGACTGGTAATCTATGCCCTCCTACTCATTGCCGGTGTTGAGATTATCGTCGGGGGTTCTAACCGATACCCCCATTGCGATTCTAACAGGGGTTCTTGCGATTCCCTGTGTTTTGGTATTCCGTCATTTTCTCGTGGTCAAGCCAGCACGAGCGCAGTAACTATCCCGACGACGGGGATGTTCTGA
- a CDS encoding hypothetical protein (KEGG: hje:HacjB3_16716 hypothetical protein), translating into MVRKIGLVSCVKTKCDEPTTPRNLYTSPYFEKMRDYAEQNHDEWWILSAKHGLLHPDGEPIGPYDETLSGARVAQKREWAKEVAEQLEEEGLLSGDVTLVLHAGKDYYEELLPLIEDSGVSVEIPTEGLGIGDTQAWYKERL; encoded by the coding sequence ATGGTGCGAAAAATCGGCCTCGTCAGTTGCGTGAAGACGAAGTGCGATGAGCCTACCACTCCGAGAAACCTCTACACCTCCCCGTATTTCGAGAAGATGCGAGACTACGCCGAGCAGAACCACGACGAGTGGTGGATTCTCTCGGCCAAACACGGCCTCCTCCACCCTGACGGAGAACCTATTGGACCCTACGATGAGACGCTCTCTGGCGCAAGGGTTGCTCAAAAGCGAGAATGGGCCAAGGAGGTGGCCGAGCAGTTAGAAGAGGAAGGGCTACTCTCGGGAGATGTGACGCTTGTTCTCCACGCTGGCAAGGATTACTACGAAGAACTCCTTCCGCTCATTGAGGACAGTGGTGTGTCTGTCGAAATTCCGACCGAGGGTTTGGGGATTGGAGATACGCAGGCTTGGTACAAGGAGCGACTGTGA
- a CDS encoding protein of unknown function DUF262 (PFAM: Protein of unknown function DUF262; Protein of unknown function DUF2081~KEGG: hla:Hlac_3288 protein of unknown function DUF262), whose protein sequence is MVREQTPESNTVAEILPRLNDSLFIPCLQRDYCWSQKQVEMLWDSLLRGLPLGSLLVWDRNIEKREDPAYRFIKHYVDERGYSHEEEVHRYSERLPDFPESYSLILDGQQRLTSFYLGLYGSYTTRVHGAWKKNENSYNRRHLYLDLLSGDKDDDHDRGLVYEFDFRKSGGLNTAGDRYWLPVSDLLGSDDQLTQESFLSKGVFLENVRAELPTGFSETESVDAIDTAKTLWYGVHEREAILYETTLTDDKTARELFIRRNKGGIELSGVDILLALLTGYWDIVDEGQPKDAKSEIEQFTERLSSHDRLSEEGFSFGKRFTLRTLLLLTGETPSFRRDGRYDGELLEKAEGIFRNDEFEQAVTDAFELAADLGFHDAALSSKTVVTPVIQFLYENDYDTCGENKNIHYWLTTAVLNSIFGDIGSQRVLETAQKHVRESDGDEFPATDILDDLSGRGTTTYLDEEVLDRLVDEVNYRSGSRLNVLLTHLYQKERRAGHAEYEVDHIFPRGKLGDAEYLKEQGVSPELVEWYRENRDHIANLQLLTGKENKSKSDSDFSDWITRIENRDIENREDDRIDCIQQYFCTHRIPEKAKLHEYPQFKQFMKGEEGRRGKIHERLREALPLRQAPE, encoded by the coding sequence ATGGTCAGAGAGCAGACACCCGAATCCAATACCGTTGCCGAGATACTCCCACGACTGAATGACTCACTATTCATTCCCTGTCTTCAGCGCGACTACTGCTGGAGCCAGAAGCAGGTCGAGATGCTGTGGGACTCACTGCTACGGGGGCTTCCACTCGGGTCTTTGCTCGTGTGGGACCGAAATATCGAGAAACGCGAAGACCCTGCCTACAGATTCATCAAGCACTATGTCGATGAGCGAGGCTACTCGCATGAGGAAGAAGTCCATCGCTACAGTGAGCGACTCCCGGACTTCCCAGAGTCGTACTCACTCATTCTCGACGGGCAACAGCGGCTGACTTCGTTCTACCTTGGTCTCTACGGGAGCTACACGACACGGGTACACGGTGCGTGGAAGAAGAACGAGAACTCCTACAATCGGCGTCACCTGTACCTCGACCTACTCTCAGGAGACAAGGACGACGACCATGACCGTGGACTCGTGTACGAGTTCGACTTCAGAAAGAGTGGAGGGCTAAACACTGCAGGCGATAGATACTGGCTCCCGGTCAGTGACCTCTTGGGCAGCGACGACCAACTCACACAGGAGTCGTTCCTCAGCAAGGGAGTGTTCTTAGAAAACGTACGTGCCGAACTGCCGACCGGCTTCAGCGAGACAGAGAGTGTTGACGCGATAGATACGGCAAAGACCCTCTGGTACGGGGTCCACGAGCGAGAAGCCATCCTCTACGAGACTACTCTCACTGATGACAAGACAGCGCGAGAGCTGTTCATTCGTCGGAACAAAGGCGGGATAGAACTCTCAGGGGTAGACATCCTGCTCGCACTGCTCACGGGATACTGGGACATTGTGGATGAGGGACAGCCCAAAGACGCTAAGAGCGAGATTGAACAGTTTACTGAGCGCCTCTCAAGTCATGACCGCCTCTCAGAGGAAGGATTCAGTTTTGGCAAGCGGTTCACGCTTAGAACTCTGCTTCTATTAACTGGCGAGACTCCCTCATTCAGAAGAGATGGCCGATACGACGGAGAGCTACTGGAGAAGGCAGAGGGTATCTTCCGTAACGATGAGTTCGAACAGGCGGTGACAGATGCCTTTGAACTCGCCGCTGACCTTGGGTTCCACGACGCAGCCCTCTCCAGCAAGACCGTCGTTACACCGGTCATTCAATTCCTCTACGAGAACGACTACGATACCTGTGGAGAGAACAAAAATATCCACTACTGGTTGACTACAGCTGTTCTGAACAGCATCTTCGGCGATATAGGGTCACAGCGAGTACTTGAAACAGCCCAAAAGCACGTTCGAGAGTCTGATGGAGATGAATTCCCAGCGACGGATATTCTGGACGACTTGAGCGGCCGAGGAACGACGACCTATCTCGACGAAGAGGTTCTCGACCGGTTGGTGGACGAGGTAAACTACCGGTCTGGGTCCCGACTGAACGTGCTACTTACACACCTCTACCAAAAGGAGCGACGTGCTGGTCATGCAGAGTACGAGGTCGACCACATATTCCCACGCGGAAAGCTCGGTGACGCAGAGTATCTCAAAGAGCAAGGCGTCTCCCCAGAGCTCGTTGAGTGGTACAGAGAGAATCGTGACCACATAGCCAACCTCCAGCTCCTCACAGGTAAGGAAAACAAGTCGAAGAGTGACAGCGATTTCAGCGACTGGATAACACGTATTGAGAATAGGGATATTGAGAATAGGGAGGACGACCGCATCGATTGCATCCAGCAGTACTTCTGTACTCATCGAATTCCGGAAAAAGCGAAACTGCACGAATATCCTCAGTTCAAGCAGTTCATGAAAGGCGAAGAAGGTCGAAGGGGAAAAATACACGAGCGGCTGCGGGAAGCCCTTCCCCTGAGACAGGCACCAGAGTAG
- a CDS encoding hypothetical protein (KEGG: htu:Htur_0920 hypothetical protein) — translation MVKMAPIQWLQGLWEYYRGYTHTAVHTASAAALTAFGLLFFVDPLFVVLAIAAYICPPVILYSIGSEVGRPSDPSTAPPVQAGPGTNSGSDSDSDSDGDDGDSDSDSDDGDTDSDGPDADADGADADE, via the coding sequence ATGGTCAAAATGGCACCAATACAATGGCTACAAGGATTGTGGGAGTACTACCGAGGATATACCCACACAGCAGTTCATACAGCTTCAGCTGCGGCACTTACCGCATTTGGATTGCTTTTCTTCGTCGATCCACTCTTCGTGGTGTTGGCGATTGCCGCCTACATTTGTCCTCCCGTCATCCTCTATAGTATCGGCTCTGAGGTTGGGAGGCCTTCAGACCCGTCGACAGCGCCACCAGTACAGGCAGGCCCTGGAACGAACTCGGGCAGCGATTCTGACAGTGACTCGGATGGCGACGATGGCGACAGCGATTCCGATAGTGATGATGGGGACACCGATTCCGATGGCCCTGACGCGGACGCTGACGGTGCCGATGCTGATGAATGA
- a CDS encoding Bacterio-opsin activator HTH domain protein (PFAM: Bacterio-opsin activator, HTH~KEGG: htu:Htur_3425 bacterio-opsin activator HTH domain protein): protein MLCTVTKRGACRSPLIPYFWLRGVAVDDVEAAFESQASVGHIRLIDSVEDEYLMRAEWGEEYVGVLSALARNNIPLLTAVGTKDEWNFEVRGESQEALSEFRSYCQENDIPIEVTALHAMRPIQGDGYVLTDTQQEALVLAYERGYFDSPRESSLEAIGEELGITQQSLSSRFRRGHRRLIENTLIDQ from the coding sequence GTGCTCTGCACAGTGACGAAACGGGGAGCATGCCGGTCACCATTAATCCCGTACTTCTGGCTGCGGGGGGTAGCGGTCGACGACGTCGAAGCGGCGTTCGAGTCTCAAGCCAGCGTGGGACATATCCGACTCATCGACAGCGTGGAAGACGAGTACCTCATGCGTGCCGAGTGGGGGGAGGAGTACGTTGGCGTCCTGAGCGCCCTCGCCCGAAACAACATCCCCCTTCTCACCGCTGTTGGGACGAAAGACGAGTGGAACTTTGAGGTTCGGGGCGAGTCGCAGGAGGCGCTCAGCGAGTTTCGATCCTACTGCCAGGAAAACGACATTCCAATCGAGGTCACCGCTCTCCACGCGATGCGCCCGATACAGGGTGACGGATACGTGTTGACCGACACGCAGCAAGAGGCGCTGGTGTTAGCCTACGAACGCGGGTATTTCGATTCGCCACGGGAGTCATCGCTCGAAGCGATCGGCGAGGAACTCGGGATTACCCAGCAGTCGCTGTCGTCGCGCTTCAGACGTGGGCATCGGCGACTCATCGAGAACACACTCATCGACCAGTAG
- a CDS encoding hypothetical protein (KEGG: hmu:Hmuk_2025 hypothetical protein): MSGAIAGIQLSRFEFDEESGRCRAHYDQNTTTPSHAVIAVLGEVMGTDPTRFSPLNDSIDPDALDAVVRVRDPHDGDVEVTFTHEGHTITVHSYGVIAVAPPDHEVTTRTDGAGNLD, translated from the coding sequence ATGTCGGGAGCAATTGCGGGTATCCAACTGTCACGGTTCGAGTTCGACGAGGAGTCCGGACGCTGCCGAGCTCACTACGATCAGAATACAACCACACCGAGTCATGCCGTCATCGCCGTATTGGGGGAGGTGATGGGAACTGATCCGACGAGATTTTCACCGCTCAACGATTCCATCGATCCAGACGCGCTGGATGCCGTCGTTCGGGTGCGAGACCCGCACGATGGCGATGTTGAAGTCACCTTCACGCACGAGGGCCACACCATAACCGTCCACAGTTACGGGGTGATCGCCGTGGCGCCACCCGACCACGAGGTGACGACACGAACCGATGGGGCTGGGAATCTTGACTGA
- a CDS encoding cold-shock DNA-binding domain protein (KEGG: hma:rrnAC2900 cold shock protein~PFAM: Cold-shock protein, DNA-binding~SMART: Cold shock protein): MASGKVDFFNDTGGYGFISTEDADDDVFFHMEDVGGEDLTEGEEIEFDIEQADKGPRATNVVRV; the protein is encoded by the coding sequence ATGGCAAGCGGAAAAGTTGACTTCTTCAACGACACTGGCGGTTACGGTTTCATCTCCACCGAGGATGCTGACGACGACGTTTTCTTCCACATGGAAGATGTCGGCGGCGAGGATCTGACGGAAGGCGAAGAAATCGAGTTTGACATCGAACAGGCCGACAAAGGCCCCCGCGCGACGAACGTCGTCCGCGTATAA